A genomic stretch from Leptodactylus fuscus isolate aLepFus1 chromosome 10, aLepFus1.hap2, whole genome shotgun sequence includes:
- the PCBD1 gene encoding pterin-4-alpha-carbinolamine dehydratase, translated as MAGKAHRLSGEEREQLLPNLRAVGWNELDGRDAICKEFHFKDFNRAFGFMTRVALQAEKLDHHPEWFNVYNKVHITLSTHECGGLSERDINLASFIEQVAVTLS; from the exons gCAGGAAAAGCTCACAGACTCAGTGGAGAGGAACGAGAACAGCTCCTGCCTAACCTCAGGGCAGTTGGTTGGAACGAATTGGACGGCAGAGACGCTATTTGCAAAGAGTTTCACTTCAAGGACTTTAATAGG GCCTTTGGATTCATGACCAGAGTTGCATTACAAGCTGAAAAGTTAGATCACCATCCGGAATGGTTTAACGTCTACAACAAG GTTCACATCACCCTGAGCACTCACGAATGTGGAGGACTTTCCGAAAGAGACATCAACTTGGCCAGCTTTATCGAACAGGTTGCCGTCACATTGTCATAA